Proteins encoded within one genomic window of Arachis ipaensis cultivar K30076 chromosome B08, Araip1.1, whole genome shotgun sequence:
- the LOC110265789 gene encoding uncharacterized protein LOC110265789, producing the protein MSKLRSAAVLREVAAVASRLAIVILGGCPCCRWWSRICRWSELRRNAWRGGERSHRRNHRLDRVQVSINGASQNCFEVFAVDSDFVLFRLKPLLPLVAGKPPLLLLPRPCFVRVCCFS; encoded by the exons ATGTCGAAGCTGCGCTCCGCCGCTGTGCTGCGCGAGGTCGCCGCCGTCGCCTCAAGGCTCGCCATCGTCATCCTCGGCGGGTGCCCTTGTTGCCGCTGGTGGAGTCGAATCTGCCGCTGGTCTGAGCTAAGAAGAAACGCATGGAGAGGTGGTGAACGAAGCCATCGCAGGAACCACCGTCTAGATAGGGTTCAGGTCTCCATTAATGGGGCTAGCCAGAACTGTTTCGAGGTTTTTGCCGTTGATTCTGATTTTGTTCTGTTTCGGTTGAAGCCGTTGCTGCCTCTAGTCGCCGGAAAACCACCACTACTCCTTCTGCCCCGCCCCTGTTTCGTTAGGGTTTGCTGCTTTTCATG A
- the LOC107611731 gene encoding uncharacterized protein LOC107611731, translated as MTTILNPMIADHESKFERLARQVERIARIVDYDEGERHNTRGNNEGMENIFQNENHISNRENPHVVPRGQNADDFLARLYGGERYQVTRIVEEVPNRVGLNVGFMNQPHFVSAFSQAIQMAEVPRGLKNPKITTKFAGKVGESTTEHVAHYLVEIGNLANDKNLKMKIFPSSLTKNAFTWFSNLRPNLITI; from the coding sequence ATGACTACAATTCTGAATCCCATGATAGCTGATCATGAATCAAAATTCGAGCGTCTTGCTAGACAAGTCGAGAGGATTGCTCGAATTGTTGATTATGATGAAGGTGAGAGGCATAATACCAGGGGAAATAACGAAGGAatggaaaatatttttcaaaatgaaaacCATATTTCGAATCGAGAAAATCCTCACGTGGTTCCCCGAGGTCAAAATGCTGATGACTTTTTAGCCAGATTGTACGGTGGTGAACGCTATCAAGTCACTAGAATTGTAGAAGAAGTACCGAATCGGGTTGGATTAAATGTTGGTTTTATGAATCAACCACATTTTGTGTCTGCTTTTTCCCAAGCGATACAAATGGCAGAAGTGCCGAGGGggttgaaaaatccaaaaataactACAAAATTTGCTGGTAAAGTTGGAGAATCAACTACTGAACATGTTGCTCATTATTTGGTTGAGATCGGGAATTTAGCTaatgataaaaatttaaaaatgaaaatttttcCTTCGTCATTGACGAAGAATGCATTTACCTGGTTCTCAAATCTTAGACCAAATTTGATTACAATATGA
- the LOC107611732 gene encoding uncharacterized protein LOC107611732, whose protein sequence is MEHFVTGHISPWKRKRRHFCNLPQSCFEFLCLFFFLRPFSLPFLFLGPCLHHRRTAAPPSATINTGDLLLPLFSRLLPFLTPLLPLVSLSSHPPSTHRSFATTFSATHCCCAAASLQKLVSNLEGLEFSSAPTTLNGAGSGSSNLCINDTLTDDELRLILAKLESEKDKEIFGLVCKRWLRLQSTERKKLAARAGPHMLRIIPDRFTRLLELDLAQSVLRSFYPGVTDPDLDVIANFFFMFSFFKY, encoded by the coding sequence ATGGAGCATTTCGTAACAGGACATATAAGTCCCTGGAAACGAAAACGACGCCATTTTTGTAACCTCCCCCAATCCTGTTTCGAATTTCTCtgccttttcttcttccttcgtcCTTTTTCCCTTCCATTCCTCTTCCTTGGCCCCTGCCTCCATCACCGTCGCACAGCGGCGCCTCCGTCAGCCACCATCAACACCGGCGACCTCCTCCTTCCTCTCTTTTCGCGTCTTCTTCCCTTTCTCACTCCCTTACTCCCATTAGTCTCTCTCTCTTCTCACCCTCCTTCCACCCACCGTTCATTCGCGACAACCTTCTCGGCGACCCACTGCTGCTGCGCCGCCGCCTCTCTGCAAAAATTAGTCTCAAATCTCGAGGGGTTAGAGTTTTCCTCTGCACCAACAACATTGAACGGTGCCGGATCGGGATCCTCGAACCTCTGCATAAATGACACTCTCACTGACGACGAGCTTCGTTTGATCCTGGCGAAGCTGGAGAGCGAGAAGGACAAGGAGATCTTCGGGTTGGTGTGTAAGAGGTGGCTCCGATTGCAGAGCACCGAAAGGAAGAAGCTTGCGGCGCGTGCAGGTCCACACATGCTTCGCATAATTCCTGATAGGTTCACGCGCTTGCTCGAATTGGACCTTGCCCAATCCGTTTTGCGGTCGTTCTATCCCGGCGTCACCGATCCTGACCTCGACGTCATCGCCAattttttcttcatgttttcttttttcaaatattGA